One window of Leptotrichia sp. oral taxon 498 genomic DNA carries:
- the ribH gene encoding 6,7-dimethyl-8-ribityllumazine synthase — MRTLEGKFNGKGLKIGIVAGRFNEFITSKLVAGAVDVLKRNDVNDDDIDVAWVPGAFEIPLITKKMAESKKYDAILALGAVIKGATPHFDYVCAEVSKGVAQISLHTGLPVMFGVLTTNNIEEAIERAGTKAGNKGADAAFGALEMIDLIKNIG; from the coding sequence ATGAGAACACTAGAGGGAAAATTTAATGGAAAAGGTTTAAAAATAGGAATTGTTGCAGGAAGATTTAATGAATTTATTACATCAAAATTGGTTGCAGGAGCAGTAGATGTACTGAAAAGAAATGATGTAAATGACGACGATATTGATGTTGCATGGGTTCCAGGAGCATTTGAAATACCTTTAATTACTAAAAAAATGGCTGAGTCAAAAAAATATGATGCAATTTTGGCGTTGGGAGCTGTTATAAAAGGAGCAACTCCTCATTTTGACTATGTTTGTGCGGAAGTTTCCAAGGGAGTTGCTCAGATTTCACTGCACACAGGATTACCTGTTATGTTTGGTGTGCTTACTACAAATAATATTGAAGAAGCTATTGAAAGAGCGGGTACAAAAGCAGGGAATAAAGGTGCTGATGCAGCATTTGGAGCATTAGAAATGATTGATTTGATAAAAAATATTGGATAA
- a CDS encoding bifunctional 3,4-dihydroxy-2-butanone-4-phosphate synthase/GTP cyclohydrolase II translates to MKKNFNSVEEALEDLKIGKPIVVVDDEDRENEGDLILPAQVATYEWMRFIINEARGLMCVPVSHEVAERLMLDPMTHHNTDHHGTAFTISVDAAEGTTTGISVADRLKTVLDLANPNKKPEDFLRPGHMFPLIAKKNGVLERRGHTEAAVDLTKLAGFEPVAVIMEMLNSDGTMARRDDLFVFCEKHDIKIITVDELILYRKNNEKLVKSEASVKIPTKYGTFDFIGYSDKIENKEYIAVIKGDVKGKENVSVRLHSECLTGDVFGSKRCDCQAQLHKALNEIEKRGQGLVIYLRQEGRGIGILNKLKAYKLQDEGFDTVEANHKLGFEGDLRDYAVAAQIIKDLGIKSISLMTNNPAKIKGLEDYKIKVVNREEIEIPANEIDGKYLKTKKEKMGHILKQEL, encoded by the coding sequence ATGAAAAAAAATTTTAATAGTGTTGAAGAAGCTTTAGAAGATTTGAAAATTGGAAAACCAATTGTAGTTGTGGATGACGAAGATAGGGAAAATGAAGGGGATTTGATACTTCCTGCACAAGTTGCAACCTATGAATGGATGAGATTTATTATAAATGAAGCAAGAGGACTTATGTGTGTGCCAGTTTCCCACGAAGTAGCCGAAAGACTTATGTTGGATCCGATGACCCATCACAATACTGACCATCACGGGACGGCTTTTACAATTTCAGTAGATGCGGCTGAAGGGACAACAACTGGAATTTCGGTAGCTGACAGATTAAAAACTGTTCTGGATTTGGCAAATCCGAATAAAAAGCCAGAAGATTTTTTAAGACCTGGTCATATGTTTCCTTTGATTGCTAAGAAAAATGGAGTTCTGGAAAGACGGGGACACACTGAAGCCGCTGTGGATTTGACCAAACTTGCTGGATTTGAGCCAGTTGCAGTTATTATGGAAATGCTAAACAGCGATGGAACGATGGCAAGACGAGATGATCTATTTGTATTTTGTGAAAAACACGACATAAAAATTATTACAGTTGATGAATTAATTTTATACAGAAAAAATAACGAAAAGTTGGTAAAAAGTGAAGCAAGTGTTAAAATACCAACAAAATATGGGACATTTGACTTTATAGGATATAGCGATAAAATAGAAAATAAGGAATATATTGCTGTAATTAAAGGCGACGTGAAAGGCAAAGAAAACGTAAGCGTCAGACTTCATTCTGAATGTTTGACTGGCGATGTCTTTGGCTCGAAAAGATGTGATTGCCAAGCTCAGCTTCACAAAGCTTTAAATGAAATAGAAAAAAGGGGGCAAGGCCTTGTTATTTATTTAAGACAGGAAGGTCGGGGAATAGGAATTTTAAATAAATTAAAAGCATATAAACTTCAAGATGAAGGATTTGATACAGTGGAAGCCAATCACAAACTTGGATTTGAGGGAGATTTAAGAGATTATGCAGTGGCAGCTCAAATAATAAAAGATTTGGGAATAAAATCAATTTCACTTATGACAAATAATCCAGCTAAAATTAAGGGCCTTGAAGATTATAAAATAAAAGTTGTGAATAGAGAAGAAATTGAAATCCCTGCAAATGAAATTGATGGAAAATATTTGAAAACAAAAAAAGAAAAAATGGGACACATTTTAAAACAAGAATTATAA
- a CDS encoding C40 family peptidase, which yields MKKKGLLTTTFMMVAMLPGTLQAKVSKTKKPIKKKTLAANTKSKNISRKKITSSNSGIYSIPKNNKSELVVEKMNELKKYHEKVLHSGTAAQKKKVFTQKKLLTSYSHWKGTKYALGGDSKKGIDCSALTRQVYREVYKKELPRVSAQQVKSGKRVANKNLEPGDILFFKTNGGKTNHTTVYVGNTLFINASSSKGVVMSSLKSPYWNKSYKYGVRVKKS from the coding sequence ATGAAAAAAAAGGGACTTTTAACTACGACTTTTATGATGGTCGCAATGCTTCCTGGAACTTTGCAAGCCAAAGTTTCAAAAACTAAAAAACCTATAAAAAAGAAAACTTTAGCAGCAAATACGAAATCAAAAAATATTTCAAGAAAAAAAATAACTTCTTCTAATTCAGGAATTTACTCAATTCCAAAAAATAATAAATCAGAACTTGTTGTAGAAAAGATGAACGAGTTAAAAAAATATCACGAAAAAGTGCTTCACTCAGGAACAGCTGCTCAAAAGAAAAAAGTTTTCACGCAAAAAAAACTTTTGACATCTTATAGTCATTGGAAAGGAACAAAATATGCATTAGGTGGAGATTCTAAAAAAGGTATCGACTGTTCTGCCCTAACTCGTCAAGTTTATCGTGAAGTATATAAAAAAGAGCTTCCAAGAGTTTCAGCTCAGCAAGTAAAATCTGGAAAAAGAGTTGCAAATAAAAATTTGGAGCCAGGAGATATTTTATTTTTCAAAACTAACGGCGGAAAAACTAACCACACTACAGTTTATGTTGGAAATACATTATTTATAAACGCCTCTTCTTCAAAAGGGGTCGTTATGTCTTCTCTAAAAAGCCCATATTGGAATAAGTCTTATAAATATGGAGTCAGAGTAAAAAAATCATAA
- a CDS encoding riboflavin synthase, producing MFTGLVEEMGEVINISKKETGLGITVKGNEVTKKAKIGDSIAVNGVCLTVTKMNGEAFTADVMYETINRSGLKRIKIGDKVNLEKSLTLITFLGGHLVMGDVDSEAKILSITSKGIAKLYKFQLEEKHKNNIKYVVQKGRITIDGASLTVIDVDDDLGTFSVSLIPHTLENITLGRKKAGDFVNIETDLFGKYVEKILKFEEMENGKKEEKSKITMDFLQKNGF from the coding sequence ATATTTACAGGTTTAGTTGAAGAAATGGGAGAAGTGATAAATATTTCCAAAAAAGAAACAGGACTTGGCATAACTGTTAAAGGCAATGAAGTTACTAAAAAAGCAAAAATAGGAGACAGTATTGCGGTCAATGGAGTGTGTCTTACTGTTACAAAGATGAATGGTGAAGCTTTTACAGCGGATGTGATGTATGAAACAATTAATAGAAGTGGACTTAAACGAATAAAAATTGGAGATAAAGTTAATCTTGAAAAATCACTGACTCTGATAACATTTTTAGGAGGACATCTAGTTATGGGAGATGTTGACAGCGAAGCCAAAATCTTGTCGATTACTTCCAAGGGAATAGCAAAATTATATAAATTTCAGCTGGAAGAAAAGCACAAAAATAATATAAAATATGTGGTCCAAAAAGGTAGAATTACGATAGATGGAGCAAGTCTTACCGTAATTGATGTAGATGATGATTTAGGAACTTTTTCGGTGTCTTTAATTCCACATACGCTTGAAAATATTACGCTTGGGAGAAAAAAGGCTGGAGATTTTGTCAATATTGAAACCGATTTATTTGGAAAATATGTTGAGAAAATTTTGAAATTTGAGGAAATGGAAAATGGTAAAAAAGAAGAAAAATCAAAAATAACGATGGATTTTTTACAAAAAAATGGATTTTAA
- a CDS encoding OPT/YSL family transporter, which yields MAEGKKLNITITSILLGVLGAVLVSSSAFYMVLKFGTLTWSSITVTTISILILNFLKNTNDKEIAITQMIMGSGTTIAAGVAFTMPVYVLFGGSLESINRDTMFFTVLVGSILGGFVSYIFRAKMLEEDKLEFPVGEATFNVINSGKNIQSSRAVGFGVGMSSIVTILRDANFSRSKPLVPTVFFLKNGLNFYISPMLVGIGYILGLSKTFLWFLGGILVYFISDLISKFYEIDDFANVKFSLTMGILVGIGFCIVFKTFTFENFKKNSNILVKLLFLTIFFLFFTNMIYKIPLFLSILSMFLVIFAVVISGYTTGKTGINPIEINAIVTISLISFLNKLFNGLNISGERYVVGLTTLILFLMACIVTVASSFAGDILNNSKMCTKVGINPREQFLAQMIGAVASSFIITFLFLLFFSSEKTLSYASSNLKISIILDSINQIPHLKVFFTGFLIGAILKFFNFNIIIFGIGMYMPFSFTLTVFFGGMLSFLANRISKSFYGRMLLFSNGLMGGEVLVGTFLSLIMLIS from the coding sequence ATGGCTGAAGGGAAAAAATTAAATATAACAATCACTTCCATCCTTTTGGGAGTTCTTGGCGCAGTTTTAGTTTCATCTAGTGCATTTTACATGGTATTGAAATTTGGAACTTTAACCTGGTCCTCAATTACAGTTACAACAATTTCCATATTAATTCTAAATTTTCTAAAAAACACAAATGACAAAGAAATAGCGATTACCCAGATGATTATGGGAAGTGGAACCACGATTGCGGCTGGGGTAGCTTTTACTATGCCAGTTTATGTTCTTTTTGGAGGAAGCCTTGAAAGTATTAATAGAGATACAATGTTTTTTACAGTTTTAGTTGGAAGCATCCTGGGTGGATTTGTGTCATATATTTTTAGAGCCAAGATGTTAGAAGAGGATAAACTCGAATTTCCTGTTGGAGAAGCCACTTTTAATGTGATAAATTCTGGAAAAAACATTCAAAGTTCCAGAGCGGTTGGATTTGGAGTGGGAATGAGTTCAATCGTAACCATTCTGCGGGATGCCAATTTTTCTAGAAGTAAACCATTAGTTCCAACAGTTTTTTTCTTAAAAAATGGTCTTAATTTTTATATTTCTCCAATGTTAGTCGGAATAGGCTATATTTTAGGGCTTTCAAAAACTTTTCTCTGGTTCTTGGGAGGAATTTTAGTTTATTTTATTTCAGATTTAATTTCAAAATTTTATGAAATAGATGATTTCGCAAATGTAAAATTTAGTTTGACTATGGGAATCTTAGTTGGGATAGGATTTTGTATAGTTTTTAAGACGTTTACATTTGAAAATTTTAAAAAAAATTCAAATATTTTGGTAAAACTTTTATTTTTGACAATTTTTTTTCTTTTTTTCACGAATATGATTTATAAAATACCGCTGTTTTTATCAATACTTTCGATGTTTTTAGTAATTTTTGCCGTAGTAATCTCTGGTTATACAACTGGAAAAACAGGAATAAATCCAATAGAAATCAATGCCATTGTGACAATTTCTTTAATATCATTTTTAAATAAGCTGTTTAATGGACTAAATATTTCTGGAGAAAGATATGTTGTGGGACTAACAACTTTGATATTATTTTTAATGGCATGTATTGTAACTGTTGCCAGTTCTTTTGCAGGAGATATTTTAAATAATTCTAAAATGTGCACAAAAGTTGGAATCAATCCAAGAGAACAGTTTTTGGCACAGATGATAGGGGCAGTTGCCAGCTCTTTTATAATAACATTTTTATTTCTTTTATTTTTTTCATCAGAAAAAACTTTATCATATGCTAGTTCCAACTTAAAAATTTCAATTATATTGGACTCTATAAATCAAATTCCGCATTTGAAAGTATTTTTTACAGGATTTTTAATAGGAGCGATTTTAAAATTTTTCAATTTTAATATAATAATTTTTGGAATAGGAATGTATATGCCATTTAGTTTTACATTGACAGTATTTTTTGGCGGTATGTTAAGTTTTTTAGCAAATCGGATTTCAAAAAGTTTTTATGGCAGAATGTTATTATTTTCAAATGGATTGATGGGTGGAGAAGTACTGGTCGGAAC
- the nspC gene encoding carboxynorspermidine decarboxylase: MTKNKYIDIDITNLPTPSFLVDERLLKKNLEVLKGVKDRTGCKILLAQKGFSMFYFYPLIAQYLDGTTASSLFEAKLGYEEMEKKVSDKNIETHIFNPAYRDDEFDEILDLTNHIVFNSFNQWDKFKDRVFAKIKETGKKISCGLRINPEFSEVETEIYNPAGRYSRFGVTLENFDEKRLSGLDGLHFHALCEQNSDALENVLKIFEEKFGKYLYDMKWVNFGGGHHITRKDYDIEKLVECINHIKNKYDVEVYLEPGEAVALNIGFLVSEVLDMTKNEIDILLLDTSASCHMPDVLEMPYRPYIFGSGMPNEKKYNYRLGGPTCLAGDIIGDYSFDEPVKVGDKLIFTDMAHYSMVKTNTFNGINLPSIAVYTEKDGLKVIRTFKYEDFRNRLS; this comes from the coding sequence GTGACAAAAAATAAATATATAGACATAGATATTACAAATCTTCCAACACCATCATTTTTGGTGGATGAAAGACTTTTGAAAAAAAATTTGGAAGTGCTGAAAGGTGTTAAAGATAGAACTGGATGTAAAATTTTGTTGGCGCAAAAAGGATTTTCGATGTTTTATTTTTATCCGTTAATAGCGCAGTATTTGGACGGAACTACAGCAAGTTCACTATTTGAGGCAAAACTTGGTTATGAAGAAATGGAAAAAAAAGTTTCTGATAAAAATATCGAAACTCACATTTTTAATCCAGCTTACAGAGATGATGAATTTGATGAAATATTAGATTTAACTAATCATATCGTGTTTAATTCGTTTAATCAGTGGGATAAATTTAAAGACAGAGTTTTTGCTAAAATAAAAGAAACTGGAAAAAAAATAAGCTGTGGACTTAGAATTAATCCTGAATTTTCAGAAGTTGAAACAGAAATCTACAACCCTGCAGGAAGATATTCAAGATTTGGAGTGACTTTGGAAAATTTTGACGAAAAAAGGCTTTCTGGATTAGATGGACTTCATTTTCACGCACTTTGTGAGCAAAATTCCGACGCTTTGGAAAATGTGCTAAAAATATTTGAAGAAAAGTTTGGAAAATATCTTTATGATATGAAATGGGTAAATTTTGGCGGTGGACATCATATCACTCGAAAAGATTACGACATAGAAAAGCTTGTAGAATGTATAAATCACATCAAAAATAAATATGATGTGGAAGTCTATCTTGAGCCAGGAGAAGCTGTCGCGTTAAACATAGGATTTTTGGTGTCAGAGGTACTGGATATGACAAAAAATGAAATTGATATACTTTTGCTTGATACATCGGCTTCGTGTCATATGCCTGATGTTTTAGAAATGCCGTATAGACCGTATATTTTCGGTTCTGGAATGCCAAATGAGAAAAAATATAATTATAGACTTGGTGGACCAACCTGTCTTGCAGGAGATATTATCGGAGATTATTCTTTTGATGAGCCAGTAAAAGTTGGGGATAAACTGATTTTTACCGATATGGCGCATTACAGCATGGTTAAAACAAACACCTTCAATGGAATAAATCTTCCGTCAATTGCAGTTTATACTGAAAAGGATGGATTAAAAGTTATTCGTACATTTAAGTATGAGGATTTTCGTAATAGGCTTTCTTAG
- a CDS encoding TerD family protein, with amino-acid sequence MIKSINNITLRHLNGVYVQEQKLNIEKVSNNNTLSIAEMATIIKKFQGYGYTFEKDLAEIIFKVDRDYAIDLCREILENIEDFKSGKEYEVFYKNFPKDVMNMEEADIYINQILHYWFGYVPKHESFKNKKKFEYEESEPAQLVELSHLKLVVDSDIEKLFYNLLSSNVTLSSQYLEDVCFLSNGFSGDELEEYSKNILMKETLTTLSSYVWEKRKILIGDFDTATDVLRFIAKLSNEELNTKYIHFAYFSRTELDQIIKKLDKIKNSFPDIKRYKKPWHKFFKLNAKKINLKKYPNVQKIVNMLFSKFEYETPKGYFDRVRKNISNMSNKDLEKFIGLYLKFSGDYTRQILSLLNISSKKQYHILIDGLKKCMKDVNTRVLLQLYDRLLNLKKKNQLEEIKKNKEIEKEKIKNLQISEEEKTVEEIFEKKSSPEKRSKIRNVFRNLVFKEEQKNESDLENRKNDEEKKSKIEIFEILEKEKIKNLQMEIPRVVNSKGIWRKIDETIFLSNELIEDLAEVVRDGIKEKLKEKDELKKVFVDESYKNIVVTTSEKDSNISLRPMTKGSKIKFNSEAEVLRFFVGWKNFEKDGLKIRTDIDLSAVYFDSEFKFLNSIAYYNQVEEGFAFSGDIVDAPSGALEFIDICDLKKIKEKGINYILMTIRSYNGFNFKEINSVFAGVLELTKEESQDRENMFSSAISQGFQILSKNYTTSTILVDLQKFEYIWIDMNLPVSENYREQNRLQNNEIAYLEDVLKYFVNKEYMTMHDLIEMNVKARGTKVFDKEVADVVFDKIDVNNPLPLAQILADFY; translated from the coding sequence ATGATAAAATCAATAAACAATATTACTTTACGACATTTAAACGGAGTTTATGTTCAAGAGCAAAAACTAAATATTGAAAAAGTGAGCAATAATAATACATTGAGTATTGCCGAGATGGCTACGATCATCAAAAAATTTCAAGGATATGGATATACTTTTGAAAAGGACTTGGCAGAGATAATTTTTAAAGTAGATAGGGATTATGCCATAGATTTGTGCCGTGAAATTCTGGAAAATATTGAAGATTTTAAGTCAGGTAAAGAATATGAAGTTTTTTATAAAAATTTTCCGAAAGATGTGATGAATATGGAAGAAGCGGATATTTATATAAATCAGATACTTCATTACTGGTTTGGCTATGTTCCAAAACATGAAAGTTTTAAGAACAAAAAAAAGTTTGAATACGAAGAAAGTGAACCAGCTCAATTAGTTGAACTTTCTCACTTAAAATTAGTAGTTGATTCTGATATTGAAAAATTGTTTTATAATTTACTTTCAAGCAATGTCACTTTGTCCAGTCAATATTTGGAAGATGTCTGTTTTTTGTCAAATGGATTTTCTGGCGATGAATTGGAGGAATATTCTAAAAATATTTTGATGAAGGAAACTCTTACGACGCTGTCAAGTTATGTTTGGGAAAAAAGAAAGATTTTAATTGGAGATTTTGACACGGCAACAGATGTTTTACGGTTTATTGCAAAGTTGTCAAATGAAGAATTGAATACGAAGTATATTCATTTTGCATATTTTAGTAGAACAGAATTGGATCAAATTATAAAAAAATTGGATAAAATAAAAAACAGTTTTCCTGATATTAAAAGATACAAAAAGCCGTGGCACAAGTTTTTTAAATTGAATGCAAAAAAAATTAATTTAAAAAAATATCCGAATGTTCAAAAAATTGTGAATATGTTATTTTCAAAATTTGAATATGAAACACCAAAAGGTTATTTTGACAGAGTGAGAAAAAATATTTCAAATATGTCAAATAAAGATTTAGAAAAATTTATTGGACTTTATTTAAAATTTTCTGGCGATTATACAAGACAAATTTTGTCGCTTTTGAATATTTCAAGTAAAAAACAATATCACATTTTGATAGATGGTTTAAAAAAATGTATGAAAGATGTAAATACAAGGGTTTTATTGCAACTTTATGACAGACTTTTAAATTTAAAGAAAAAAAATCAATTGGAAGAAATTAAAAAAAATAAAGAAATTGAAAAAGAAAAAATCAAAAACTTACAAATTTCAGAAGAAGAAAAAACTGTGGAAGAAATTTTTGAGAAAAAATCTTCACCTGAAAAACGCTCAAAAATTAGAAATGTTTTTAGAAATCTTGTTTTCAAGGAAGAACAGAAAAATGAATCTGATTTAGAAAATCGAAAAAATGATGAAGAGAAAAAAAGTAAAATTGAAATTTTTGAAATTCTTGAGAAAGAAAAAATCAAAAATTTACAGATGGAAATTCCAAGAGTTGTAAATAGTAAAGGAATTTGGAGGAAAATAGATGAGACAATATTTTTAAGTAATGAATTGATTGAAGACTTGGCGGAAGTTGTAAGAGATGGAATTAAAGAAAAATTAAAAGAAAAAGATGAGCTAAAAAAAGTATTTGTCGATGAGAGTTATAAAAATATTGTGGTCACAACGAGTGAAAAAGATAGCAACATCTCACTTCGTCCAATGACAAAAGGTTCAAAAATCAAATTTAACAGCGAAGCTGAGGTTTTGAGATTTTTTGTTGGCTGGAAAAATTTTGAAAAAGATGGCCTAAAAATCCGAACAGATATTGATTTATCTGCCGTTTACTTTGATTCTGAGTTTAAATTTTTAAATTCAATCGCATATTATAATCAGGTTGAAGAAGGTTTTGCTTTTAGTGGAGACATCGTAGATGCACCTTCTGGAGCACTGGAATTTATTGATATTTGTGATCTAAAAAAAATTAAGGAAAAAGGGATTAATTACATTCTAATGACTATTAGAAGTTACAACGGGTTTAATTTTAAGGAAATTAATAGCGTATTTGCAGGAGTTTTAGAACTTACAAAAGAAGAATCGCAAGATAGAGAAAATATGTTTAGCAGTGCAATTAGTCAAGGTTTTCAAATTTTGTCAAAAAATTATACAACTAGTACAATTTTGGTGGATTTACAAAAATTTGAATACATTTGGATTGATATGAATTTGCCTGTCAGCGAAAATTATAGAGAGCAAAATAGGCTTCAAAATAATGAAATAGCTTATCTTGAAGATGTTTTGAAATATTTTGTAAACAAAGAATATATGACAATGCATGATTTGATTGAGATGAATGTAAAAGCGAGAGGGACAAAAGTGTTTGATAAAGAAGTGGCAGATGTCGTATTTGATAAAATTGATGTGAACAATCCGCTTCCGCTTGCACAAATTTTAGCAGATTTTTATTAA
- the ribD gene encoding bifunctional diaminohydroxyphosphoribosylaminopyrimidine deaminase/5-amino-6-(5-phosphoribosylamino)uracil reductase RibD, with amino-acid sequence MEENIDKKYMRMAIELAKKGEGAVNPNPLVGAVVVKDGKVVGKGYHRFFGGSHAEVYALEEAGKEACGATIYVTLEPCSHYGKTPPCAKKIIDMGIKKCFVGSSDPNPQVAGKGVAMLKKAGIEVVESVLKDECDKLNQVFFKYIKTKIPYLFLKCAITLDGKIATKTGNSKWITNEIAREKVQFYRNKFMGIMVGINTVVLDNPSLTARIQNGVNPFRVVVDPHLKIDENCKVVKNNEDEKTVIITSQKNQFVENSENINDKDFEIKMKQKRLSQNNKVKFIFLDKEKFSFKEMLEEIGKMGIDSVLLEGGESLISLAFKEEVIDAGEIFVANKILGDKNAKPFISGFSKDKMEEAILLNNVKNNIYGENVGMKFYLKKYSEK; translated from the coding sequence ATGGAAGAAAATATTGACAAAAAATATATGAGAATGGCAATAGAACTGGCTAAAAAAGGAGAAGGAGCAGTGAATCCTAATCCCTTGGTCGGAGCTGTTGTTGTAAAAGATGGAAAAGTGGTAGGAAAAGGGTATCATAGATTTTTTGGTGGATCACATGCGGAAGTTTATGCATTGGAAGAAGCAGGGAAAGAGGCTTGTGGGGCTACAATTTATGTTACTTTGGAGCCGTGTTCACATTATGGAAAAACACCGCCCTGTGCAAAAAAAATAATTGATATGGGAATAAAAAAATGTTTTGTAGGTTCAAGTGACCCAAATCCACAAGTTGCTGGAAAAGGCGTGGCGATGCTAAAAAAAGCTGGGATTGAAGTCGTAGAAAGTGTATTAAAAGATGAGTGCGATAAATTAAATCAAGTTTTTTTTAAATATATAAAAACAAAAATTCCGTATTTGTTTTTAAAATGTGCAATAACTTTGGATGGGAAAATTGCTACAAAGACAGGAAATTCCAAATGGATTACAAACGAAATTGCTCGTGAAAAAGTTCAATTTTACCGAAATAAATTTATGGGAATAATGGTCGGCATAAACACAGTTGTGCTTGATAATCCAAGTCTTACAGCAAGGATTCAAAATGGAGTAAATCCTTTTAGAGTAGTTGTCGATCCACATTTAAAGATTGATGAAAATTGTAAAGTTGTAAAAAATAATGAAGATGAAAAAACTGTGATTATTACTTCGCAAAAAAATCAGTTTGTTGAAAATTCTGAAAATATTAATGACAAAGATTTTGAAATTAAGATGAAACAGAAAAGACTAAGTCAAAATAATAAAGTGAAATTTATATTTCTTGATAAAGAAAAATTTAGTTTTAAAGAAATGCTTGAAGAGATTGGAAAAATGGGAATTGACAGCGTTTTATTAGAAGGCGGAGAAAGTCTTATTTCACTTGCATTTAAAGAAGAAGTGATAGATGCGGGAGAGATTTTTGTTGCCAATAAAATTTTAGGAGACAAAAATGCAAAACCTTTTATTTCAGGATTTTCAAAAGATAAAATGGAAGAAGCTATTCTATTAAATAATGTGAAAAATAATATTTATGGCGAAAATGTTGGAATGAAATTTTATTTGAAAAAATATTCAGAAAAGTAA
- a CDS encoding saccharopine dehydrogenase family protein, with the protein MGKKALIIGAGGVSNVVCHKCAQNSEVFSSIMIASRTKSKCDAIKETIKKSKYAGRIDIQTAKVDADNVPELVALINEYKPDIVINVALPYQDLTIMDACLETKTDYLDTANYEPLDTAKFEYKWQWDYRKKFEDAGITAILGCGFDPGVTGVFSAYAQKHYFDEINYIDILDANAGDHGYPFATNFNPEINIREVTANGSYWEDGKWVETKPMEIKRVYNFPQIGEKDMYLLHHEELESLALNIKGIKRIRFFMTFGQSYLTHLKVLENVGMTSIEPIDFEGQKIVPLQFLKAVLPDPASLGPRTKGKTNIGNIFRGKKDGKDKTYYLYNVCTHEECYKEVSSQAISYTTGVPAMIGASMVLTGEWKKPGVYNVEELDPDKFMDALNKFGLPWIEDFNPELVD; encoded by the coding sequence ATGGGTAAAAAAGCATTAATAATAGGAGCAGGAGGAGTGTCAAATGTCGTGTGTCATAAATGTGCACAAAATTCAGAAGTTTTTAGCTCCATTATGATTGCCAGTAGAACAAAATCTAAATGTGATGCAATTAAAGAAACAATCAAAAAAAGTAAATATGCAGGAAGAATTGATATTCAGACAGCTAAAGTTGATGCTGACAATGTGCCAGAACTTGTGGCATTAATAAATGAATATAAACCTGATATTGTGATAAATGTGGCACTACCTTATCAGGATTTGACAATAATGGATGCCTGTCTTGAAACTAAGACAGATTATTTGGATACAGCCAATTATGAACCGCTAGATACGGCGAAATTTGAATATAAATGGCAGTGGGACTATCGTAAAAAATTTGAAGATGCTGGGATTACAGCGATTTTAGGTTGCGGATTTGATCCAGGTGTGACTGGAGTATTTTCAGCTTATGCACAAAAGCATTATTTTGATGAAATTAATTATATTGACATTCTTGACGCAAATGCTGGAGATCATGGGTATCCGTTTGCGACAAATTTTAATCCTGAAATAAATATAAGAGAAGTGACTGCTAATGGAAGTTACTGGGAAGATGGAAAATGGGTGGAAACAAAGCCAATGGAAATTAAAAGAGTGTATAATTTTCCGCAAATTGGGGAAAAGGATATGTATTTGCTTCATCACGAAGAACTTGAGTCACTTGCATTAAATATAAAAGGTATTAAGAGAATTAGATTTTTTATGACTTTTGGGCAAAGTTACTTGACTCACTTAAAAGTATTGGAAAATGTGGGAATGACTTCGATTGAGCCAATTGATTTTGAAGGTCAAAAAATTGTGCCACTGCAGTTTTTAAAAGCTGTGCTTCCAGATCCTGCTTCACTTGGACCTAGAACTAAAGGAAAGACGAATATTGGAAATATTTTTAGAGGGAAAAAAGATGGAAAAGATAAAACTTATTATCTTTACAATGTCTGCACACATGAAGAATGCTACAAAGAAGTTAGTTCTCAGGCAATTTCGTATACGACTGGAGTTCCAGCGATGATCGGGGCATCTATGGTGCTTACTGGAGAATGGAAAAAACCAGGAGTTTACAATGTGGAAGAACTTGATCCTGATAAATTTATGGATGCATTAAATAAATTTGGACTTCCTTGGATTGAAGATTTTAATCCTGAATTAGTGGATTAG